A genomic segment from Geitlerinema sp. PCC 7407 encodes:
- a CDS encoding peroxiredoxin, giving the protein MALTTGTPAPSFTVKDTNGNTVSLSDFQGKTVVLYFYPKDDTPGCTKEACSFRDSYTAYQGKDIVVLGVSMDDEASHQRFTEKFSLPFPLLADVKGELTKAYDVDGGSYSKRVTYVIDGNGTISHVYDSVKTDTHASDILADLGV; this is encoded by the coding sequence ATGGCATTGACCACTGGAACCCCCGCGCCGAGCTTCACTGTCAAAGACACCAACGGCAACACCGTTTCGCTCTCTGACTTCCAAGGCAAAACCGTGGTGCTGTACTTCTATCCCAAAGACGATACCCCTGGCTGCACCAAAGAAGCTTGCAGCTTCCGCGACTCCTACACGGCTTATCAAGGCAAGGACATCGTGGTCCTAGGCGTCAGCATGGATGATGAGGCGTCCCACCAGCGCTTTACCGAGAAATTCAGCCTGCCCTTCCCGCTGCTGGCGGACGTCAAGGGCGAACTGACCAAGGCCTACGACGTGGATGGCGGCAGCTACTCCAAGCGCGTAACCTACGTCATCGACGGCAACGGCACCATCAGCCACGTCTACGACTCCGTCAAGACCGACACCCACGCCAGCGACATCTTGGCTGATCTGGGCGTCTAG
- a CDS encoding O-antigen ligase codes for MLLRLEQKTANNPEGVYSPAQRILTGGLLVFYGLVILTGAIALSRNLAQAASPFFLDGFIYNFINFRYLNPFSDYFPLQDIALFGGAIALATYLIPRFHSHQHIHSSITLPLIASQGLLVLYALAQKVLGIGFLRSGAERGVNSFLPDIHAYGGYMLIGCFLGLYYLEKREGKWSDRRFAFSLLGLSSLGVLLSGSRFSIGLLFLVLLVRLLWNESFSLRQRLIYSAAGLLGAWAIAGLLSVALPNLKLLSPGKIFQAQSFQDVNIALSYRPEIFQSSLKMFSSYPWLGIGKGEFYRQSSIGDFSESFFFSRQHRGENAHNYFLQILTEMGIIGFASFAFIFIYKYWVYQSTSEAIWVMLLGIAAGNLYGHSLLLPNILFLAFILIGAGNGPDVPVPPVFQRLRLPRAPKTWILSVGGLAALLGVAGVEVAGAYERVPFRSEYACHRFAFYPDGQTGGIFEQEFRAGSRFLVAEYRVHHSHVRQHPLELSWAIAQKGRTIQQVTQTLYRRGHYQQILDLSALRPRSKFTLTLKATPCFTPLNAGDSLDMRRLGVQLLEIRQQPTPLVKQESGSA; via the coding sequence ATGCTGCTTCGGCTTGAGCAAAAGACAGCAAACAATCCAGAAGGCGTTTACTCTCCAGCACAGCGGATCTTAACGGGAGGATTACTGGTCTTTTATGGCTTGGTGATTCTGACCGGAGCGATCGCCCTTTCTCGAAATCTCGCTCAGGCCGCTTCGCCCTTTTTCCTCGATGGCTTCATTTATAATTTCATCAATTTTCGTTATCTCAATCCCTTTTCAGATTACTTTCCGCTCCAGGACATTGCGCTTTTTGGCGGAGCGATCGCCCTGGCAACTTATCTAATTCCTCGCTTTCATTCTCATCAACATATTCACTCGAGCATTACCCTGCCGCTGATTGCGTCTCAAGGCCTGCTAGTTCTGTATGCCCTCGCCCAAAAGGTCCTGGGAATCGGTTTTTTGCGCAGCGGAGCCGAGCGCGGAGTCAACAGCTTTTTGCCCGACATTCACGCCTACGGCGGCTATATGCTCATTGGCTGCTTTCTGGGTCTCTACTATTTGGAGAAACGTGAAGGCAAATGGAGCGATCGCCGTTTTGCTTTTAGCCTGCTTGGTCTATCGAGTTTGGGCGTTTTGCTGAGCGGTTCTCGGTTCTCGATTGGGCTTTTGTTTCTTGTGCTGTTGGTCAGGCTTTTGTGGAACGAGAGCTTCAGTCTGCGCCAGCGCCTGATCTACTCAGCCGCTGGGCTTCTGGGGGCCTGGGCGATCGCCGGTTTGCTGTCCGTGGCCTTGCCCAATCTCAAGCTGCTGAGCCCCGGAAAAATCTTTCAGGCGCAATCTTTTCAGGACGTCAATATTGCCCTTAGCTATCGGCCCGAAATTTTTCAGTCGAGCCTCAAAATGTTCTCAAGCTACCCCTGGCTTGGCATCGGCAAAGGAGAGTTTTATCGACAAAGTTCCATTGGAGACTTTAGCGAGTCTTTTTTCTTTTCTCGACAGCATCGAGGCGAAAACGCTCACAATTATTTTCTGCAAATCCTCACTGAAATGGGGATAATTGGCTTTGCATCTTTTGCCTTTATTTTTATTTACAAATACTGGGTGTATCAGAGCACCTCTGAAGCCATTTGGGTGATGCTGCTGGGCATTGCGGCGGGCAATCTCTATGGCCACTCGCTCCTGCTGCCCAATATTTTATTTTTGGCATTTATTTTGATTGGCGCGGGCAATGGGCCTGACGTGCCAGTCCCGCCCGTTTTTCAGCGCCTGCGGCTCCCGCGAGCTCCCAAGACCTGGATACTGAGCGTGGGAGGACTGGCTGCCCTTCTAGGAGTCGCCGGAGTCGAGGTGGCTGGGGCCTATGAGCGGGTCCCTTTTCGCTCGGAGTATGCTTGCCACCGCTTCGCGTTTTACCCGGATGGGCAGACCGGCGGCATCTTCGAGCAGGAGTTTCGGGCCGGATCGCGGTTTTTGGTGGCGGAATATAGAGTGCATCACTCGCACGTGAGGCAGCATCCTCTAGAGTTATCTTGGGCGATCGCCCAAAAAGGCCGCACCATCCAGCAAGTCACCCAGACCCTTTATCGGCGAGGCCACTATCAGCAAATTCTCGATTTGTCTGCGCTGCGTCCTCGGTCAAAATTTACGCTGACGCTCAAAGCCACCCCCTGCTTTACGCCTCTAAACGCAGGCGATAGCCTGGATATGCGGCGGCTGGGCGTACAGCTGCTGGAGATTCGTCAGCAACCAACTCCGCTCGTCAAGCAAGAAAGTGGGTCCGCGTGA
- the hypB gene encoding hydrogenase nickel incorporation protein HypB — protein MHQTFDAALEMNLLHANQAGADHNRAHFDGWGITCLNLMSSPGAGKTALLERTLAALQGEMAIAVIEGDMTTELDAERLRRYGVPVIAINTGRSCHLDAKMVAGGLHQLEHAHDPRQFDLVLVENVGNLVCPAEFEVGEHAKVALLSVTEGEDKPLKYPVMFQEADCLLITKMDLAPHLEVDLDLLIGNVRQMNPHVTIVPVSAKTGEGLEAWLEWVRAEVARPKAAAEAPAGLGAR, from the coding sequence ATGCATCAAACCTTTGACGCTGCTCTTGAGATGAATTTGCTCCACGCCAACCAGGCGGGGGCCGATCACAATCGCGCTCATTTCGATGGCTGGGGCATCACCTGCTTGAACCTAATGAGCAGTCCCGGCGCGGGCAAAACGGCTCTGCTGGAGCGGACGCTGGCGGCGCTCCAGGGGGAGATGGCGATCGCCGTCATCGAGGGAGACATGACCACCGAGCTAGACGCCGAGCGACTGCGCCGCTACGGCGTACCGGTGATCGCCATCAACACCGGCCGCTCCTGCCACCTGGACGCCAAAATGGTCGCGGGCGGTCTGCATCAGCTCGAGCACGCCCACGATCCGCGCCAGTTTGACCTCGTGCTGGTGGAAAATGTCGGCAACCTCGTGTGTCCGGCGGAATTCGAGGTGGGAGAGCACGCCAAGGTGGCGCTGCTGAGCGTCACGGAGGGGGAAGACAAGCCCCTGAAGTACCCGGTGATGTTCCAGGAGGCGGACTGCCTGCTGATCACCAAGATGGACCTGGCGCCCCACCTGGAGGTTGACCTGGATTTACTCATCGGCAACGTGCGCCAGATGAATCCCCACGTGACCATCGTGCCGGTGTCGGCGAAGACGGGGGAAGGCCTAGAAGCTTGGCTGGAGTGGGTGCGTGCTGAGGTGGCTCGTCCCAAAGCGGCGGCTGAGGCGCCTGCGGGTTTGGGTGCTCGCTAA
- a CDS encoding ABC transporter ATP-binding protein → MSNVAIALKNISKCYRLYRRPSDRLKELLIPGKLRAREFWALRNISLEVKEGETLGIVGQNGSGKSTLLQIIAGTLTPSEGEVTVNGRVAALLELGSGFNPEFTGRQNVFFNGQILGLAREEVEAKFDAIAAFADIGEFIDQPVKTYSSGMAVRLAFAVVAHTEPRILIVDEALAVGDAKFQVRCMQRIRQMKDQGVTILFVSHDASSVKMLCDQAILLHHGEAIRSGQPREVVNYYIELLNSGSTQPAADVSETATSPEELASIRRTTAAQGADDVELKARRYGTKLAVFQEIKITDAHGQEAEKLETGSTFHISISLEAMAELSDLVVGISIRNLMGVVMYGTNTYHLDSKLPSLEAGQTITLTFQLPCQLNRGVYTVTVGAHSEGGLSYDWVDELVVFEVYNTSQCEGFVDLASEVRYEVLSSALPS, encoded by the coding sequence GTGAGTAATGTAGCCATTGCCCTCAAAAATATTTCCAAGTGCTACCGGCTTTATCGCCGTCCCTCCGATCGCCTCAAAGAATTGCTCATTCCGGGCAAGCTAAGGGCTCGGGAATTCTGGGCTTTGCGCAATATCAGCCTAGAGGTCAAAGAGGGCGAAACCCTGGGCATCGTCGGCCAAAACGGCTCGGGCAAGAGCACGCTGCTGCAAATCATCGCGGGAACGCTGACCCCCTCCGAGGGCGAGGTGACGGTGAATGGTCGCGTGGCGGCGCTGCTGGAGCTAGGCAGCGGCTTCAACCCGGAATTCACCGGTCGCCAGAACGTCTTTTTCAACGGCCAGATTCTGGGGCTAGCGCGCGAAGAGGTGGAGGCAAAGTTTGATGCGATCGCCGCCTTCGCGGACATCGGCGAATTCATCGATCAGCCCGTCAAAACCTACTCCAGCGGCATGGCCGTGCGGCTTGCCTTTGCGGTGGTGGCCCACACCGAACCCCGCATCCTGATTGTGGATGAGGCCCTGGCGGTGGGCGACGCCAAGTTCCAGGTTCGCTGCATGCAGCGGATTCGCCAGATGAAGGACCAGGGCGTGACGATCCTGTTCGTGTCCCACGATGCGTCCAGCGTGAAAATGCTGTGCGATCAGGCCATCTTGCTGCACCACGGCGAGGCGATCCGCTCAGGGCAGCCCCGGGAGGTCGTGAACTACTACATCGAGCTGCTCAACTCTGGCAGCACCCAGCCCGCCGCCGACGTCTCCGAAACGGCCACGTCACCGGAGGAGCTGGCGTCGATTCGCCGGACGACAGCAGCCCAGGGCGCTGACGATGTAGAGCTGAAAGCTCGCCGCTACGGCACCAAATTGGCGGTGTTTCAGGAAATCAAAATCACCGATGCCCACGGCCAAGAGGCAGAGAAGCTGGAAACGGGCAGCACCTTTCATATCTCGATTTCCCTAGAGGCGATGGCGGAGCTGTCGGACCTGGTCGTGGGCATCTCGATCCGCAACCTGATGGGGGTGGTGATGTACGGCACCAATACCTACCACCTCGACAGCAAGTTGCCCTCTCTGGAGGCCGGTCAGACCATCACACTGACCTTCCAGCTGCCCTGCCAGCTCAATCGCGGCGTCTACACGGTGACGGTGGGGGCGCACTCGGAGGGCGGCCTGAGCTACGACTGGGTGGATGAGCTGGTGGTGTTTGAGGTCTACAACACCAGTCAGTGCGAGGGATTTGTGGATTTGGCGTCGGAGGTGCGCTACGAAGTGCTGTCTTCGGCGCTGCCATCTTAG
- a CDS encoding nucleoside-diphosphate sugar epimerase/dehydratase has product MPKRIFFPSIYRLGQLSLDGLAAWIACALAFLIRFEGDISTGHQTLIWLLPLIAIPGRLLTHTCFGLYQRVWRFFGSKDIPPLVLSVTLYSLLMVVTTRLIVPRFWESRGVPMSVAVLDWSICLLMMMVLRLTRRWSVQRANLSQYPSCRKSEQRRLLLIGAGMAGCQIVQELQQNPQLPFAVVGFVDDDRTKIGRRVQGVKVWGPTHQFVAIARQLGVQEVLISMPSASSAQIRKLVNLAHGTSLKLKVLPGPAEILRDRRLAPQAREIQIQDILGRQEIELDFSQPLSARYPSAKAQIYQRRVLVTGAGGTIGSEICRQLARLEPSQILLLGRGENSIFNISRELQQTFPNLETIPVIADIRHQARLEKVFQTWKPEVVFHAAAHKHVPLMQLNPTEAIENNAIASARLGQLAQRHGVSTFVLISTDKAVDPSNFMGLSKRLAELLIKAIAQDSTTRFLAVRFGNVLGSRGSVVPIFQEQIRQGGPVTVTDPGMTRYFMTVPEAARLVIQSLAVGQSGQTLVLDMGEPVRIFDLAEQMIRLAGYDPGTDIAIHLTGLRPGEKLHEALVSDLEVALPTDHPKIMAVKSNFAPSEPVAAALQTLTEAAQSATSTEELWVRLQSYTRAMESAHLKTNQTC; this is encoded by the coding sequence ATGCCTAAAAGAATTTTTTTTCCATCGATTTACCGTTTAGGACAACTCAGTCTAGATGGGTTAGCAGCCTGGATTGCCTGTGCTCTTGCTTTTTTAATTCGCTTTGAGGGAGACATCAGCACAGGGCACCAAACTTTGATCTGGCTGCTGCCGCTGATTGCCATCCCTGGTCGTCTCCTAACCCACACTTGCTTTGGGCTGTACCAGCGAGTTTGGCGATTTTTTGGCAGCAAAGATATTCCGCCGCTGGTTTTGTCGGTCACGCTGTACTCGCTCTTGATGGTGGTAACGACACGGTTGATCGTGCCGCGCTTTTGGGAGTCAAGGGGGGTGCCGATGAGCGTGGCCGTCCTAGACTGGAGTATCTGCCTGCTGATGATGATGGTCCTGCGGCTGACCCGGCGCTGGTCTGTCCAGCGGGCCAACCTGAGTCAGTACCCGAGCTGCCGCAAGTCTGAGCAGCGGCGTCTTTTGCTGATCGGGGCGGGGATGGCGGGTTGCCAGATCGTGCAGGAGCTCCAGCAAAATCCCCAGCTACCTTTCGCAGTGGTAGGGTTTGTGGACGATGACCGGACCAAGATTGGCCGGCGGGTGCAGGGGGTGAAGGTATGGGGGCCGACTCACCAGTTTGTGGCGATCGCCCGTCAGCTGGGGGTCCAGGAAGTCCTGATTTCCATGCCTTCAGCCAGCTCGGCGCAGATCCGCAAGCTGGTCAATCTGGCCCACGGCACCTCTCTCAAGCTCAAAGTCTTGCCGGGTCCGGCGGAGATTTTGCGCGATCGCCGCTTGGCTCCCCAGGCGCGAGAAATTCAGATCCAGGACATCCTGGGACGTCAGGAAATCGAGCTGGACTTTTCTCAGCCGCTCAGCGCCCGCTATCCCTCCGCCAAGGCGCAGATCTATCAGCGGCGAGTCCTGGTTACGGGGGCCGGCGGCACCATCGGCTCCGAGATCTGCCGCCAGCTAGCTCGCCTAGAGCCCAGCCAAATTTTGCTGCTCGGTCGCGGCGAAAACAGCATTTTTAATATCAGCCGGGAGCTTCAGCAGACTTTTCCCAATCTGGAGACCATCCCTGTGATTGCCGATATTCGGCACCAGGCCCGTCTCGAAAAGGTGTTTCAAACCTGGAAGCCAGAGGTGGTTTTCCACGCTGCGGCCCACAAGCATGTGCCGCTGATGCAGCTTAACCCCACCGAAGCGATCGAGAATAACGCGATCGCCTCTGCCCGCCTGGGCCAGCTCGCCCAGCGCCACGGCGTCAGCACCTTTGTCTTGATTTCCACAGACAAAGCCGTTGATCCTTCGAATTTCATGGGCCTCAGCAAGCGGCTTGCAGAGCTGCTGATCAAGGCGATCGCCCAAGACAGCACCACCCGCTTTCTCGCCGTCCGCTTTGGCAACGTCCTGGGGAGCCGTGGCAGCGTCGTGCCCATCTTTCAGGAGCAGATTCGCCAGGGGGGGCCTGTGACCGTGACCGACCCGGGCATGACCCGATACTTTATGACGGTGCCTGAGGCCGCTCGCCTGGTCATTCAGAGCCTTGCGGTGGGCCAGTCGGGTCAAACCCTAGTCCTCGACATGGGCGAACCGGTCCGCATTTTTGACCTGGCCGAGCAAATGATCCGCCTGGCAGGCTACGACCCCGGCACCGACATTGCGATTCACCTGACGGGGCTGCGTCCCGGCGAAAAGCTGCACGAAGCGCTGGTCAGCGATCTGGAGGTCGCCCTGCCAACAGATCACCCAAAAATCATGGCCGTCAAGTCTAATTTTGCGCCCAGCGAACCCGTTGCCGCTGCGCTCCAGACCCTCACAGAGGCTGCTCAGTCAGCGACCTCTACCGAAGAGCTGTGGGTTCGCTTGCAAAGCTACACGCGAGCCATGGAATCTGCCCATCTCAAAACCAATCAAACATGTTAG
- the speB gene encoding agmatinase — MTEDNRSSSAGVDPAATEAQQALQRENALPFTGWQQEVSRGLEFGLEAADSIRDRSIPTFSRGELPHYAGINTFLKAPYLEDVRKVGEYDVAIVGVPHDSGTTYRPGTRFGPQGIRRISALYTPYNFELGVDLREQITLCDVGDIFTIPANNEKSFDQISKGIAHIFHSGAFPIILGGDHSIGYPTVRGVCRHLGDKKVGIIHFDRHVDTQETDLDERMHTCPWFHATNIKNAPPHNLVQLGIGGWQVPRQGVKVCRERATNILTVTDIMDIGLDAAVDFALERALDGTDCVYISFDIDCIDAGFVPGTGWPEPGGLLPREALYLLSRIVRKAPVCGLEVVEVSPPYDVSDITSLMATRVICDTLANLVVSGQLPRKEKPAYIHPEAQPELLTEEWT; from the coding sequence GTTGACCCCGCAGCCACCGAAGCCCAGCAAGCCCTCCAGCGAGAAAACGCGCTTCCCTTCACCGGCTGGCAGCAAGAAGTGTCTCGCGGCCTCGAATTTGGCCTAGAAGCGGCCGACTCCATTCGCGATCGCAGCATCCCGACATTTTCTCGGGGCGAGCTGCCCCACTACGCCGGCATCAACACCTTCCTAAAAGCGCCCTACCTGGAGGACGTGCGCAAGGTCGGCGAGTATGACGTGGCCATCGTGGGCGTGCCCCACGACTCCGGGACCACCTACCGGCCCGGCACCCGCTTTGGTCCCCAGGGCATTCGCCGCATCTCCGCCCTCTACACGCCCTACAACTTCGAGCTGGGGGTGGACCTGCGCGAGCAGATAACTCTGTGCGACGTGGGGGACATCTTCACCATTCCCGCCAACAACGAAAAGTCTTTTGACCAGATTTCTAAAGGGATTGCCCATATTTTCCACTCCGGCGCCTTCCCAATTATTCTCGGCGGCGACCACTCCATCGGCTATCCCACAGTGCGGGGCGTGTGTCGGCACCTCGGCGACAAGAAAGTGGGCATCATTCACTTCGATCGCCACGTCGACACCCAAGAAACCGACCTCGACGAGCGGATGCACACCTGTCCGTGGTTTCACGCCACCAACATCAAAAACGCGCCGCCCCACAACCTGGTGCAGCTGGGAATCGGGGGCTGGCAGGTGCCCCGGCAGGGGGTCAAGGTCTGCCGAGAGCGGGCGACCAATATCCTGACGGTCACCGACATTATGGACATCGGTCTGGATGCGGCGGTGGACTTTGCCCTTGAGCGGGCTCTGGACGGCACCGACTGCGTTTACATCAGCTTCGACATTGACTGCATCGATGCGGGCTTTGTGCCGGGGACGGGCTGGCCCGAGCCCGGCGGCCTGCTCCCTCGCGAGGCTCTCTATCTGCTCAGCCGCATTGTCCGCAAAGCGCCCGTGTGCGGCCTGGAGGTGGTCGAGGTGTCGCCGCCCTACGACGTGAGCGACATTACCTCGCTCATGGCGACCCGCGTCATCTGCGACACCCTCGCCAACTTGGTGGTGTCGGGGCAGCTCCCTCGCAAGGAAAAGCCCGCCTACATTCACCCCGAGGCGCAGCCGGAACTGTTGACTGAGGAGTGGACCTAG
- the hypA gene encoding hydrogenase maturation nickel metallochaperone HypA — translation MHETDMTKALLMTLHDWWESQPDRPKIDKVHLVVGQFTCVEPASLQFAFEVQTRGTFLAGSELVIRETPLIAFCHTCQSEYAPQIGLQYACPTCQSPMDDIRSGRELKIDRIEYQLEPEEAASHASNL, via the coding sequence GTGCACGAAACCGACATGACCAAGGCGCTGCTGATGACCCTCCACGACTGGTGGGAGTCCCAGCCCGATCGCCCCAAGATTGACAAGGTGCATTTGGTGGTGGGCCAGTTTACCTGCGTGGAGCCTGCGAGTCTCCAGTTCGCCTTCGAGGTGCAGACGCGGGGAACGTTTTTGGCCGGGTCTGAACTGGTGATTCGCGAAACGCCCCTCATCGCCTTCTGCCACACCTGTCAGAGCGAATACGCGCCCCAAATTGGCTTGCAGTATGCTTGCCCCACCTGCCAAAGCCCGATGGATGACATTCGCTCTGGGCGCGAGCTCAAGATCGATCGCATTGAGTACCAGCTTGAACCGGAGGAGGCCGCTAGTCATGCATCAAACCTTTGA
- a CDS encoding YdiU family protein, whose translation MTALNPFLTLDYEPAFESLGEDYADPVAAASFPQHLLRFRNDDLLEQLGLSADQVQDEHFLEAFGRFEGRSPFLAMRYHGYQFGQYNPELGDGRGFLYGQVRDRQGQLQDLGTKGSGTTPYSRTADGRLTLKGGVREVIAAEALHRMGVRTSRCLSLIETGEALWRGDEPSPTRSSVMVRMARSHIRFGTFERLHHFQRKDLIQTLLDHVIEHYYPHLQGDADGGARFYGELVERVAELAAQWMAAGFCHAVLNTDNMTITGESFDYGPYAFIPSYNLRFTAAYFDYFGRYCYGQQPLACRWNLEMLQAPLGLVLPTADLEAGLAQYFDHFQRTYERLMLRKLGFEKPAALGAIAPQLVEATLQLLQETQASYHGFFGGLAASFTPAWRAGDRPWPRFQDPLNDAQQHCLEQWQELYQQALETLPLEAMDSVKDQLQQANPATVPVRPAIEAVWEPIATEDNWLPFYELLERIRT comes from the coding sequence ATGACCGCTTTGAACCCCTTTTTGACCCTGGACTATGAGCCTGCCTTTGAGTCCCTCGGGGAGGACTATGCCGACCCGGTGGCGGCGGCTTCGTTTCCCCAGCATCTTTTACGCTTTCGCAATGATGACTTGCTGGAGCAGCTTGGGCTGAGCGCAGATCAGGTGCAGGATGAGCATTTTCTGGAGGCGTTTGGTCGCTTTGAGGGGCGATCGCCTTTTTTGGCGATGCGCTACCACGGCTATCAGTTTGGCCAGTACAACCCCGAGCTCGGGGACGGTCGGGGCTTCCTCTACGGTCAGGTGCGCGATCGCCAGGGCCAGCTGCAAGACCTCGGCACCAAGGGCTCCGGCACCACCCCCTATTCCCGGACCGCCGACGGTCGCCTCACCCTCAAGGGCGGCGTGCGGGAGGTGATTGCCGCCGAGGCCCTGCACCGCATGGGGGTGAGAACGTCTCGATGTCTGAGCCTGATCGAAACCGGCGAGGCCCTCTGGCGGGGCGATGAGCCCTCGCCGACGCGCTCTTCGGTCATGGTGCGCATGGCGCGATCGCACATCCGTTTTGGCACCTTCGAGCGGCTACACCACTTCCAGCGCAAAGACCTGATTCAGACGCTGCTGGACCACGTCATCGAGCACTACTACCCCCATCTCCAGGGCGACGCCGACGGGGGAGCGCGCTTTTATGGCGAACTGGTGGAGCGGGTGGCAGAATTGGCGGCTCAGTGGATGGCGGCGGGCTTTTGTCACGCGGTCCTCAACACCGACAACATGACCATCACCGGGGAGAGCTTCGACTACGGCCCCTACGCCTTTATTCCCAGCTACAATCTGCGATTCACGGCCGCCTACTTCGACTACTTTGGGCGCTACTGCTACGGCCAGCAGCCCTTGGCCTGCCGCTGGAATCTGGAAATGCTGCAAGCGCCCCTGGGCTTGGTCTTGCCCACGGCTGATCTGGAGGCAGGCCTCGCGCAATATTTCGACCATTTCCAGAGAACCTACGAGCGCCTGATGCTGCGAAAGCTGGGCTTTGAGAAACCGGCGGCGCTGGGAGCGATCGCCCCCCAACTGGTTGAGGCAACGCTCCAGCTTTTGCAGGAGACCCAGGCCAGCTATCACGGATTTTTTGGCGGGCTAGCGGCTTCCTTTACTCCGGCCTGGCGAGCAGGCGATCGCCCCTGGCCCCGCTTCCAGGACCCGCTCAACGACGCCCAGCAGCACTGCCTCGAGCAATGGCAGGAGCTTTACCAGCAAGCACTAGAAACGCTGCCCCTCGAAGCGATGGACAGCGTAAAGGACCAGCTTCAGCAGGCCAATCCGGCAACAGTGCCTGTGCGGCCTGCAATTGAAGCGGTGTGGGAGCCCATTGCCACTGAGGACAACTGGCTCCCGTTTTATGAGCTCCTTGAGCGAATCCGGACCTAG
- a CDS encoding bifunctional 2-polyprenyl-6-hydroxyphenol methylase/3-demethylubiquinol 3-O-methyltransferase UbiG: MAMRDTTEHLQELQRAIAQLAETANDGDRWYQRLDQFPWNASGRLHRWSAKVAARLWPNRVATPLVLTRLLGETAALNAQLWQETQFLRQEVQGLRQEMAYWGDKGRSPAQDAAPAPETPAAAKAPENLDLDDFYIAFENRFRGAPEEIRQRLTVYLPHLEALGREPRRCSALDLGCGRGEWLELLRDWGYQGRGLDLNRAMVQHCRDRGLTVIEQPAVEYLRSLPDRSLDIVTGFHLIEHLSFPALMSLFQETRRVLKPGGIAIFETPNPQNLVTASHYFYIDPTHRNPLPSLLAQFLLEYSGLERVQVLALHPHPVPIQTGHPETDAVLNEYLRSAQDYSVIGYKPA; the protein is encoded by the coding sequence ATGGCTATGCGCGATACAACAGAGCATTTGCAGGAGCTGCAGCGGGCGATCGCCCAGCTAGCTGAGACGGCCAACGATGGCGATCGTTGGTATCAGCGCCTAGACCAGTTTCCCTGGAACGCCAGCGGGCGGCTGCACCGGTGGTCTGCCAAGGTTGCGGCGAGGCTGTGGCCCAATCGGGTCGCCACGCCCCTGGTCCTGACGCGGCTGCTCGGGGAAACCGCAGCGCTCAATGCCCAGCTTTGGCAGGAAACCCAGTTTTTGCGGCAGGAGGTGCAGGGTCTGCGCCAGGAGATGGCCTATTGGGGAGACAAAGGGCGATCGCCCGCCCAAGATGCCGCCCCAGCCCCAGAGACCCCAGCCGCCGCTAAGGCCCCTGAGAACCTGGATCTCGATGATTTTTACATCGCCTTCGAAAATCGCTTTCGCGGCGCCCCCGAGGAGATTCGCCAGCGGCTGACGGTGTACCTGCCCCACCTGGAGGCCCTCGGTCGGGAGCCGCGCCGCTGCTCGGCCCTGGATCTGGGCTGCGGTCGCGGAGAATGGCTCGAGCTGCTGCGGGATTGGGGATATCAGGGGCGGGGCCTCGATCTCAATCGCGCGATGGTGCAGCACTGCCGCGATCGCGGCCTGACGGTGATCGAGCAGCCTGCCGTGGAGTATCTGCGATCGCTCCCCGACCGCAGCCTGGACATTGTCACCGGCTTTCACCTGATCGAGCATCTCTCCTTTCCGGCCCTGATGAGCCTGTTTCAGGAGACCCGCCGCGTCCTCAAACCGGGCGGCATCGCCATTTTCGAGACCCCCAACCCCCAAAACTTGGTCACGGCCAGCCATTACTTTTACATTGACCCCACCCACCGAAATCCGCTGCCCAGCCTCTTGGCGCAGTTTCTCCTGGAGTACAGCGGCCTCGAGCGGGTACAGGTACTTGCGCTTCACCCCCATCCGGTCCCAATTCAGACCGGCCACCCAGAAACCGATGCCGTGCTCAATGAGTACCTGCGCAGCGCCCAGGACTACAGCGTGATTGGCTACAAGCCAGCCTAG